The Streptomyces pactum genome contains a region encoding:
- a CDS encoding UvrD-helicase domain-containing protein, with translation MTVTGAPRTGVTLRLLDKADKEIVKLDRAVLGAFYKFQHDFRRNPDAGGFDLKQLEGHDRLWSARVNREWRALMIRLGGDDWLLVSVKHRSHVHKNLDRLNYGINHITGAIEYVDLQVVEESVLRRGLTPPAAPVPAPTPVPAPEPARPKPSEEPEGLEEPEKPLFGAYTDEELADLGVAEPLIPIVRKLTTDDELLGLAEYAPRHTGEVLLRLRDGASYEEVMDEVTAPVAVEEPERNLDSADWQAAVDRSQTVAITDDEFLQSILEEGDFGRWKIFLHPTQEKLVHRRYSGPARVGGGPGTGKTIVALHRVCHLVRQLPPGHTKPVLFTTFNRNLAADLRSRLLSLGGPDVLARVDIAHVDQLATRIVSEADPGNAKRRIDDTTALREWRDLLVEAGETRWSAEFLSDEWNQVILGQAVASRSDYFTVRRAGRGRSVTRAERVGIWQLAERFTQRLETKGLETHRQVAERAARLEMTRKAKIDSRSREREDRSGLDNLHVEAGSGARLRHRYRHIVVDEAQDLSAAHWKMLRAMAPSEADDMFLVGDTHQRIYDNQVTLGSLGVHIRGRSSRLTLSYRTTREILRDAIRVLGDADYDDLDGDSDTLAGYRSVLHGPVPSLRGARSWDEEMDLVVQQLRAWHDVPRESTAICVPTNDMVTQLAERLARHGITPTEITQDGPRGDQGVHIGTMYRFKGLEYRCLVIAGVAEGLVPRASVDTWEHTDPSRHRRELHRARSLLFVAATRARDALAITWHGEPSRFLAPLLPPRSDT, from the coding sequence ATGACGGTCACCGGCGCGCCGAGGACGGGCGTGACGCTGCGCCTGCTGGACAAGGCCGACAAGGAGATCGTCAAACTGGACCGCGCGGTCCTCGGGGCGTTCTACAAGTTCCAACACGACTTCCGCCGCAACCCCGACGCCGGCGGCTTCGACCTCAAGCAGTTGGAAGGCCACGACCGTCTCTGGTCGGCACGCGTCAACCGCGAGTGGCGGGCCCTGATGATCCGCCTCGGCGGTGACGACTGGCTGCTCGTCTCGGTCAAGCACCGCAGCCACGTCCACAAGAACCTGGACCGGCTCAACTACGGCATCAACCACATCACCGGCGCCATCGAATACGTCGACCTCCAGGTCGTCGAGGAGAGCGTGCTGCGCCGCGGACTCACCCCGCCCGCCGCTCCAGTCCCGGCTCCGACGCCCGTGCCCGCCCCGGAACCGGCCCGTCCGAAGCCGTCGGAGGAGCCGGAAGGGCTGGAGGAGCCGGAGAAACCCCTCTTCGGGGCCTACACCGACGAGGAACTCGCCGATCTCGGCGTCGCCGAACCGCTCATCCCCATCGTCCGGAAACTCACCACGGACGACGAACTGCTCGGCCTCGCCGAGTATGCGCCCCGCCACACCGGGGAAGTCCTCCTCCGGCTGCGCGACGGTGCTTCCTACGAAGAGGTCATGGACGAGGTCACCGCGCCCGTCGCGGTCGAAGAGCCGGAGCGCAACCTCGACTCCGCCGACTGGCAGGCAGCCGTCGACCGCTCACAGACCGTGGCGATCACCGACGATGAATTCCTGCAGAGCATCCTGGAGGAGGGCGACTTCGGGCGCTGGAAGATCTTCCTCCACCCCACCCAGGAGAAGCTGGTCCACCGGCGCTACTCCGGCCCGGCCCGGGTCGGTGGTGGCCCGGGAACGGGCAAGACCATCGTCGCCCTCCACCGTGTCTGCCATCTGGTGCGACAGCTCCCGCCCGGCCACACCAAGCCTGTCCTGTTCACCACGTTCAACCGGAATCTTGCCGCCGACCTCCGCTCCCGGCTCCTCTCCCTCGGCGGACCCGACGTACTGGCCAGGGTCGACATCGCACACGTGGACCAACTCGCCACCCGCATCGTCAGCGAGGCCGACCCGGGCAACGCCAAGCGGCGCATCGACGACACGACGGCGCTCCGCGAGTGGCGGGACCTGCTGGTGGAGGCGGGAGAGACCCGTTGGAGCGCCGAGTTCCTCAGCGACGAATGGAACCAGGTCATCCTCGGCCAGGCCGTGGCCTCCCGGAGCGACTACTTCACCGTCCGGCGCGCCGGCAGGGGGCGCAGCGTCACCCGCGCCGAGCGCGTCGGCATCTGGCAACTCGCCGAACGCTTCACGCAACGGCTGGAGACCAAAGGGCTGGAGACCCACCGCCAGGTCGCCGAACGGGCGGCGCGGCTAGAGATGACCCGAAAGGCGAAGATCGACAGTCGGTCACGGGAACGCGAGGACCGGAGCGGCCTGGACAACCTCCATGTCGAGGCCGGTTCCGGTGCCCGGCTGCGCCACCGGTACCGGCACATCGTGGTCGACGAGGCCCAGGACCTCAGCGCCGCCCACTGGAAGATGCTGCGTGCCATGGCGCCGTCCGAGGCCGACGACATGTTCCTCGTGGGCGACACGCACCAGCGGATCTACGACAACCAGGTCACCCTCGGCAGCCTTGGCGTCCACATCCGGGGCCGGTCCTCCCGGCTGACCCTCAGCTACCGCACAACCCGGGAGATCCTCCGCGACGCGATCCGGGTGCTGGGCGACGCCGACTACGACGACTTGGACGGTGACAGCGACACCCTCGCCGGGTACCGCTCGGTCCTGCACGGCCCGGTCCCGTCGTTGCGCGGTGCGCGGAGCTGGGACGAGGAGATGGACCTCGTCGTGCAACAACTGCGGGCCTGGCACGACGTGCCCCGCGAGTCCACGGCGATCTGCGTCCCGACCAACGACATGGTCACCCAGCTCGCCGAACGCCTTGCCCGGCACGGCATCACCCCGACCGAGATCACACAGGACGGGCCGCGCGGCGACCAGGGCGTGCACATCGGCACCATGTACCGCTTCAAGGGGCTTGAGTACCGCTGCCTGGTCATCGCCGGGGTGGCCGAGGGCCTCGTTCCCCGCGCCTCCGTGGACACGTGGGAGCACACCGACCCGAGCCGCCACCGGCGAGAGCTGCACCGGGCGCGTTCGCTGCTCTTCGTCGCGGCCACCCGCGCCCGTGACGCCCTGGCCATCACCTGGCACGGAGAACCGAGTCGCTTCCTGGCGCCGCTGCTCCCGCCCCGAAGCGATACCTGA